The sequence cacatcaccgctcAGCCTTTCCGTTTAGGAGcaagagaacggaaaggacggattcagcACTTAACGGAGCCGAACGGAGcccaaggaccccatagactataatggagtccgttatgtttccgctcagaaggtgATTTTGAagaggagacaaaagtcctgcatgcacaacttttgtctccgctccaaaatcattttCTGAGTGGAAACAAAACGGACACCATTATAGtcctctatggggtccttaggctccgtttggctcagttatgtgccgaatccgtcctttccgttctgctcctaaacagagcaggagaacggaaaggctgagtggtgatgtgaacgaagccttagacAAAATCCGTGAGGGAGCTGCTCTGGTGGCTGGTTGTGTAGCCCTTAACTCTGAActtctgacagctcataaacactctgtTAAGCCATATATTTATAAGTTTTATAAGAATTCAGCTATAATGATCTGTCAGGAGTTCAGGGATAAGGGCTGCACATCCAGCCATCAGAGCAGCTCCCTCATGGATTCAGTGTAAAACAGAAAGCTGTAGTCCGCAGATTCACTGAAAGAGAAGGCTGCAGAACAAAaactgctgacatttttttgtAAAGGCCAACTGCAAATAGGATTTttaacccaaaatgagtaaaatgaaataataaaagaTGCCCTCTCCCTACTtcccattcagaacacatgcatcTTGGCCATGACTAGTGTATGGGGGTCGCCTGGTGAGATAGGTGTTTGGCTGACTGGTATCTTGTTTATGGCCAGGCTGTGGTGCCTTTACATAGATCCCcaattttaaggggttttcccaccGTTAGAATGTGTGGCATATTGTTGCACCAACAGCCAGAACCCCCAATGATCCAACCATAGCAGTAGTTAAAGGGATTCTCGGGACTTTAACATTGTTGGCCTATTTttttagaataggtcatcagtgtttGGTTGGTGGGGGTCCGGTCTCAACACAGACACAGCAGCTCATCAGTCAAGTCACTGCAAACTTGCTAAAATTGGGAAATTTAAGCCTTGCCCTCTCCAAACTGCCTGGGAACACCCACTTTGCATAAACCCTACCCCTTTTGTGATCCTGTTTATTAAATTGTTGCCATTTCTGGTAATTGTTGCCATTCATGTACTGCAGCTTTCTCATGCAGGTGAATGGGGtgagctgcagaacctcctacccAGATACTGCTGTGCCCGGGGACACAATATCACTTCACTGTGCTTACCGATGGCTAAACATTGCTGGCCTATCATAAGACCTGAATAATCTCAGCTTGGTTGCAAGGAGTTTGCTGCGAGACAATCTGTCAGTGGTTGTTAGGCAGTGTCTCCCTAGCAACAAGACTGTCAGGCTTGCCTAAGCTGTCTTGTGACGTCACACCCCATTCTCTTCTCACTCTACTTACTAGATATCGTTAGTTTTGAAGAATTGCCCTTAGGTTAGAATATCCGGTGAGAGACTGTCTTATGTGTTGTTCCtcaataatgcagtcccttgttCTCTCTTCTGCAGACACGGCTGCTTCGCCATGTCTTCCCTGTCAAGTTACGCCATCCGAATGTCTCGTCTTAGCGCCAGGATCTTCGGAGAAGTAGTCAGGCCTACAAATACTCACTCAATGAAGGTAGTGAAACTCTTCAGTGAACAACCCCTGGCAAAAAGGAAGGAGGTCTACGACTGGTACCCTGCGCACGATGTCTACGCGCCACTCATGCGCAATCTGAGATTTCTTGGGCTTTACAGGTAAATTCTTTGTGAGCTTCAAGTAATGTCTTAGCCATAGGGGTTGCAGTTAGCAGTTGTCCCTGGAGCCTGAGGAGACCCAAATGAGACACCAATATTATGAATGAATTATGAATACATATTCTGTATTGGGACCAGAGGCAGGAGCCCTCCCTCTGACATCCATATGCCCTAATTGAGCATATCAAAtgacctcttaaaggggttttccaggatgtgGTTACTTTTAAATTAGGACCCCCAGAGTGTCTTACCTAGTGAAAGAATCATATTCACCTGCTGGTCCGAAACCCTAGCTCTTTTTGACAATCTTCCGGCCCCTGGCTGGTTTAATTCCAGCTAGGCTATGGATGGGGTCACGTGCACCTccacagtcaatcactggccacagtggtggtgtgtccccaagtggcacatcactgctgtctcacatgtcaccactgaggctagtcattggctgcagtgacgCACATGACCTTCACCTGTATCCAAGCCTGGGACAGGAAGGTCGCCGAATGAAGCCAGGGCGTCAGACTGGAGCGGCGAGAGCTGGTAGTATAATTCCTTCATTAGGTGCCACACGCTAGGAGACCAAAGGGATCAAATCctagaaaaacccctttaacactgctaCACAACTGATGAGGTGAGCACAATAGCTGGCATTTTGTTTTAGACAGTCTTCCTTAAAGgcgtgtctcacttcagcaaatggcatttatcatgtagataaggtTAATACAAGctgcttactaatatattgttattatccatattgcctcctttgctggctggattcattttcccatcacattatacactgctagtttccatggttacagaccaccctgcaatccaccagtggtggtcgtgcttgtagactataggaaaaagcactagcctatgtgcgctcccatggtcctgacTGCCAGAAAGGCAAGCCcttttttctatattgtgcaagcacgaccaccactgatggattgcagggtggtcgtaaccatggaaacgagcagtgtataatgtgatggaaaaatgaatccagccagcaaaggaggattGCATCTACTTTTCATGATATAATCCAAAATATCCCATACTCTGTTATTCATCCAGATTAAAGTGGTTAGCCACTTACTAAAAGAATCTCTAAAAGCCCTTAACCTTGTTGGCACTAACATAGGAAACCCCAAGCTCCCCTCATTTCTTACCTGAGCACCCCCTCTGTCTATGGATTCTGGAGGCTGGGGGATGCGCCCTCTGTTGTGCTttcagcgcatgcgcagataCAGGATATTACAGTGCATATATCTGTGCATGCACTGAATGCTTTCAGCACAATCGCAGAAGTGGTTGCATCCAGAGCAAGGAACCAAATGGTTAAATCGTGATCACCCATCTTGATGGCCATGGAGGCTACAGGCGTCACTGTCCACTGGACACTGAACCGGGGAGCTCTGGTAAGAAGTGAGGAGGCTTGAGGTTTCCTATGCTAATGTCCACAAGGTCATGGAGTTTTAGAAAGTAGTTTTTTAGAAAGTGGCTAACCCCTTCATAGGAACTGTAGCTATATGGCAATCCATAGCAAACCATGGCATTGcccccattttattttatttttagctgAGTGGTAATATAACTTGATACCATTTTCAGGGATGAACACGAGGACTTTAAAGAAGAAATGAAGCGCTTGAGGCGACTGCGTGGTAAAGGAACGCCCAAGAAGGGTGAAGGCAAGAGGGCAAAGAAGAAATAGGCTGCACACTACTCAGATGCTGCAGTGACTGAAACTTAAAGGGGCTGTATTTGCTCTGGGGCCCCACTGCCTGTACATATAGCCATGAAGCCGAGCTGAATGGAGTACACAAAGCCtttaggtggaagaggcggtgtAATATTGTACAGATGTCACTTTTCTGGGCGTCCACGTggggtgaaaaataaaaattaaactccaTATTTGAATATTCTTATCATTTCTCATTTTAGATTCTATTTTACAATATACATTATCTTTAATTCACCCACAATTACCTGACATACCATCCAACAGTTCAGTACACCCCAGACCCAGACAACAGAAGCGGTGGGGTTTATGCAAATGTTCTTATTTGGGGACGTCAACTGTGGTACAGGAACAGAGCTTGGTTTCTTTCTCTAGGAGAACTCAAACTTCTGTACAGTCCTCCATTGGGTGCTGCAGGCCCTTCCTTGTACAGGCACAGCGgggcagtacgattacagcgatgctacatttatatagttttgcttcaattattacattttttaaggGTCGCCCATGTTTATCATTCTTTATCCGATACGGCGTTCACCGTACAGGATAAATAGGATTATAATTTGTTTGTGTATGTTAGGATGCCGCAGTGCCTATGTTCTTTATTtcgttttttgtttctttttaaccccttaaggaccctgccattttggaccaggccattttttgcaaatctgaccagtgtcactttatgtggtaataactttaaaacgtttttacttatccaggccattctgagattgttttctcgtcacatactaTACTTCATGATAGTGTTAAAATTGagtcataaaatgtaatttttatttataaaaaaaaaataagaaaatttaccaaatatttggaaaaagtagcaaatttccaaatgtaaatttttctacttttataatagatagtaataactccaaaaatagttattactttacattccccatatgtctacttcatgtttggatcattatgtgaatgtaggggtgggcgatatggcctaaaatctatattgcgatataatttttagTGTgtacgatatgcgatatatatcgcaatatattgttttctacatttggggggggggggggttaaactttttttttttttactttttatttaataactattaacctCCTtatgggctagaacccttgtcatattcaccctaatagagctctattagggtgaataggactttactctctcagccagcctctgatccgccccccagcctctgatccgccccccagcctctgatccgccccccagcctctgatcagcccccaagcccctgatccgccccccagcctatcatgtgccccccagcctctccctcttatcagccccctctggtaactcaaatccaccccccctccctccccagtattaatcattgatggcagtggccacagggtccctctcctcccccatcattggtggcagtgggcagttccgatcggagtcccagcagtgtaatgctggggctacgatcgattaccatggcagccaggacgctactgaagtcctggctgccatggtatgttagtgagcagcattatactcacgtgcgccgtggccgccgggcgctccttcttctcataggtctgtgcggcgcattgctaatgctataagcattagcaatgcgccgcacagacagaagaaggagcgaccggctaggactccgatcggaactgcccactgccaccaatgcagagactgaagaacattcctggcacccgacctctgacaggacgctgtgatccgcgcgattaacccctcaactgaggccGGGGTATTGCCGGCACATGAACGCTAcgttggtattcaggcattcattggtggcgcagtggccacagtccctcccctcctcctcctactctgttcttattagtgggcagcggcagccgcgcacagtggggagggagggactccctcctccactgtgccggctcaggagaatatggtgcgcgcagagagcgcgatcattcactaccgctcagtggtcatatcgcggtccggcgatatgcacaaaatccatatcgtggcacaaatttatatcgcccacccctatgtGAATGcccctttattttttggggacgttacaaggcttagaagtttagaagcaaatcttgaaatttttcagaaaacttccaaaaccccctttttaaggaccagttcaggtctgaagtcactttgtgaggcttacataatagaaaccacccaaaaaatgaccccattttagaaactacaccactcaaggtattcaaaactgattttacaaactttgttaaccttttaggtgttccacaagaattaatggaaaatggagatgaaatttcagaatttcacttttttggcagattttccattttaataaaacattttctgctaacaaagcaagggttaacagccaaacacaactgaatatttattaccctgattctgtagtttacagaaacaccccatatgtggtcataaactgctgtacggccacacggcagggcgcagaaggaaagaaatgccatatggtttttggaaggcagatttcactggaataattttaagctaCCGtgttacatttgaagaccccccctgatgcccccctagagtagaaactccaaaaaaagaccccagtttggaaactacggaataaggtggcagtttttttggtactattttaaggtacatatgatttttggttgcacaatattacactttttgtgaggcaaggtaacaaaaaatagctgttttggcaccttttttatttacagtgttcatctaacaggttagatcatgtggtatttttatagagcaggttgttacggacacgataataccaaaatatttttgggttgtttgtttcagttttacataataaagcactttaaccccgtagggaccgggctcattttcaccttaaagaggacctttcactacaataaaaaatgtaaactaagtatacagacatggagagcggcgcacagggatctccctgcacttactattatccctgggcgccgctccgttgtcccggtataggctccggtatcttcatatgttcagctcaactgggtggagcctgccggcgtctccttctcccaggctggagtgctggccaatcgcagcgctcagctcatagcctgagagaaaaaaaacctctcatgacactggtaaaatggagtaaaaaaaaaaaaaacatttttatttattaaaaaaaatcccaaatttgccaaaaattttgaaagatttgcaaatttgcaaatttccaagtttcaatttctctacttctataatacatagtaatacctacaaaaatagttactttacattccccatatgtctacttcatgttaggatcattttgggaatgacattttatttttgggggacgttacaaggcaaagcaaatcttgaaatttctccgaAATttgcaaaaaccaactttttaaggaccagttcaggtctgaagtcactttgtgaggcttacataatagaaaccacccaaaaatgaccccattctagaaactacacccctcaaggtattcaaaactgattttataaactttgttaaccctttaggtgttccacaagaattaacagAAAATAGAGTTACAatgtaaaaatttcactttttgggcagattttccattttaatttttttccagttacaaagcaagggttaacagccaaacaaaactcaatatttatggctctgattctgtagtttacagaaacacccctttatgtggtcgtaaaccgctgtacgggcacacggcaggacgcagaaggaaaggaatgccatatggtttttggaaggcagattttgctggactggttttttgacaccatgttccaattgaagcccccctgatgcacccctagagtagaaactccaaaaaagtgaccccattttagaaactatgggatagggtggcagttttgttggtactagtttagggtacatatgatttttggttgctctatattacactttttgtgaggcaaggtaaaaagaaatagctgttttggcaccgtttttattttttgttatttacaacattcatctgacaggttagatcatgtggtatttttatagaccaggttgtcacggacgcgacgataccgaatatgtatactatttttctatttatgtaa is a genomic window of Bufo bufo chromosome 1, aBufBuf1.1, whole genome shotgun sequence containing:
- the MRPS33 gene encoding 28S ribosomal protein S33, mitochondrial isoform X2, whose product is MSSLSSYAIRMSRLSARIFGEVVRPTNTHSMKVVKLFSEQPLAKRKEVYDWYPAHDVYAPLMRNLRFLGLYRDEHEDFKEEMKRLRRLRGKGTPKKGEGKRAKKK
- the MRPS33 gene encoding 28S ribosomal protein S33, mitochondrial isoform X1 encodes the protein MRTAENPVRKALPGQATCEAVERSPGHGCFAMSSLSSYAIRMSRLSARIFGEVVRPTNTHSMKVVKLFSEQPLAKRKEVYDWYPAHDVYAPLMRNLRFLGLYRDEHEDFKEEMKRLRRLRGKGTPKKGEGKRAKKK